A stretch of the Pseudomonas helvetica genome encodes the following:
- a CDS encoding DUF6124 family protein: MSKATPNPTETDSTSPYASLDSKELHAAAHRALDHYLVLPETKQLLADRRPGCIFVIAPDVDSETLLAHACETLASVNVMASDLAFELEGPKRNTALAIQQMISLAELAVNRALDHLDPPDSPQ, from the coding sequence ATGTCTAAAGCTACCCCCAATCCCACTGAAACCGACAGCACCTCCCCTTACGCCTCCCTCGATTCAAAAGAACTCCACGCCGCCGCGCACCGTGCGCTCGACCATTACCTGGTGCTACCCGAGACCAAGCAATTGTTGGCCGACCGACGTCCCGGCTGCATTTTCGTCATCGCCCCCGATGTCGACAGTGAAACCCTGCTGGCCCACGCCTGCGAGACGCTCGCGTCGGTGAACGTCATGGCCAGCGATCTGGCGTTTGAGCTTGAAGGTCCCAAGCGCAATACCGCGCTGGCGATTCAGCAGATGATTTCACTGGCCGAGTTGGCGGTGAATCGCGCGCTGGATCACCTTGATCCACCGGACTCACCGCAGTAA
- a CDS encoding multidrug transporter, translating into MFIGVLLVITWLILLLRYPAKALPVSLAAAIGLGLVATWVMWLDNREIKQLARLELRITYAPEHCPADRPLELKLNNGNDVPLTELRWRVAAYAPGDTVNLADNQYAAPRYRGPGELQAGATWEDCLPMPPLRPGYRPQTLEFRAEHLQGSFSD; encoded by the coding sequence ATGTTCATCGGCGTCCTGCTGGTCATCACCTGGTTGATCCTGTTGCTACGCTACCCGGCCAAGGCCTTGCCGGTGTCTCTGGCGGCGGCCATCGGGCTGGGGTTGGTCGCAACCTGGGTCATGTGGCTGGACAACCGCGAGATCAAGCAACTGGCGCGGCTGGAGTTGCGCATCACCTACGCACCGGAACACTGCCCGGCGGATCGTCCGCTGGAACTGAAGCTGAACAACGGCAACGACGTGCCGCTGACCGAGTTGCGCTGGCGGGTCGCCGCCTATGCGCCGGGCGATACGGTCAATCTGGCGGACAATCAATACGCCGCGCCGCGCTACCGTGGCCCCGGCGAATTGCAGGCCGGCGCCACGTGGGAAGACTGCTTGCCGATGCCGCCGCTGCGTCCGGGATATCGCCCACAAACCCTGGAGTTTCGCGCCGAGCATTTGCAAGGTAGTTTCTCTGACTGA
- a CDS encoding DUF4440 domain-containing protein, translating to MTDYREYFNEVTQTLADIEQWFSGSADKGLLTQLLARFSPQFSMIAPGGNVLDYPGLSELFDKLGGARPGLKISLSEWSGIDQHAGGATVSYREVQSDASGVLNDRRATAVIEKLPSGALLWRHLHETYCQG from the coding sequence ATGACGGACTATCGCGAATACTTCAACGAAGTGACCCAGACCCTTGCCGACATCGAGCAATGGTTTTCCGGCAGCGCCGACAAAGGCCTACTGACGCAGTTGCTGGCACGTTTCTCGCCGCAGTTTTCGATGATCGCGCCCGGCGGCAATGTGCTGGATTATCCGGGTTTGAGCGAGCTGTTCGATAAACTCGGCGGCGCTCGCCCGGGCTTGAAAATCAGCCTGAGCGAATGGAGCGGGATTGACCAACATGCAGGCGGCGCCACCGTCAGCTACCGCGAGGTGCAATCCGATGCGAGCGGCGTGCTGAATGATCGGCGTGCGACGGCGGTGATTGAAAAACTGCCGTCAGGTGCGTTGCTGTGGCGGCATTTGCATGAGACGTATTGTCAGGGCTGA
- a CDS encoding FUSC family protein gives MTPLPAPLRWLYSLEWRRGFFDWARSDGVTWVYIFKVLTAAFLTLWLAMRLELPQPRTAMITVFIVMQPQSGQVFAKSFYRFLGTLAGSAVMVALIALFAQNTELFLGSLAIWVGICTAGAARYRNFRAYGFVLAGYTAAMVGLPALAHPDGAFMAAVWRVLEISLGILCSTLVSAAILPQTASAAMRNALYQRFGVFALFVTDGLRGRSQREAFEAGNVRFIAEAVGLEGLRSVTVFEDPHMRRRNGRLSRLNSEFMGITTRFNALHQLLERLRSSGTEQVVAAIKPGLQDLAEVLDGFSGRALTHADAARLAAQLAAYKEGLPARVRSLRASFQQSEPSDAEQLDFHTAYELLYRFVDEVHSYAQTHASLAEHRHEREQWDEPYTPKTNWLASTAAGIRASFILIVLGSYWVATAWPSGATMTLIAAATVGLSAATPNPKRMAFQMACGTLLGALIGFVEMFFIFPWIDGFPLLCVMLAPVIVLGSFLTSRPQYAGVGLGLLIFFSTGSVPDNLTVYNPYTFINDYIAMIMGMLVCAAAGAIILPPNSRWLWRRLEQDLRGQVVFAISGKLKGLASGFESSTRDLVHQAYGLATGQPKVQRDLLRWMFVVLEVGHAIIELRKEQAILPVHPAYAETQLWRQAIRVMGRSLVRLFLQPSQSNLERSLVAVDHAISRVQATDEPFAPHFDTSALRRVKSYLHFIRTSLLDPQSPLAALAAPQGPDHAS, from the coding sequence ATGACTCCCTTGCCTGCACCGCTGCGCTGGCTGTATTCCCTTGAATGGCGCCGGGGTTTTTTCGACTGGGCACGCAGTGACGGCGTGACCTGGGTCTACATCTTCAAGGTGCTGACCGCCGCGTTCCTGACCCTCTGGCTGGCCATGCGCCTGGAGCTGCCGCAACCGCGCACCGCGATGATCACCGTGTTCATCGTCATGCAGCCGCAGAGCGGCCAGGTGTTCGCCAAGAGCTTCTATCGCTTCCTCGGTACGCTGGCTGGCTCGGCGGTGATGGTCGCGCTGATTGCCTTGTTCGCCCAGAACACCGAACTGTTCCTCGGCTCGCTGGCGATCTGGGTCGGCATCTGCACGGCCGGTGCCGCGCGTTATCGCAACTTCCGCGCCTACGGGTTTGTGCTCGCCGGTTATACGGCGGCGATGGTCGGCTTGCCGGCGCTGGCGCACCCGGACGGCGCGTTCATGGCGGCAGTCTGGCGGGTGCTGGAAATCTCCCTGGGGATTCTCTGCTCAACCCTGGTCAGCGCCGCGATTCTCCCGCAAACCGCCAGCGCCGCGATGCGCAACGCCTTGTATCAGCGCTTCGGAGTGTTTGCGCTGTTCGTCACCGATGGCTTGCGCGGGCGCAGCCAACGCGAGGCGTTCGAAGCCGGCAACGTGCGCTTTATCGCCGAAGCCGTGGGCCTGGAAGGCTTGCGCAGCGTCACCGTGTTCGAAGACCCGCACATGCGTCGGCGCAATGGTCGGCTCAGTCGCTTGAACAGCGAATTCATGGGCATCACCACCCGGTTCAACGCCTTGCACCAATTGCTCGAACGCTTGCGCAGCAGCGGCACCGAACAGGTAGTGGCTGCGATCAAACCCGGGTTGCAGGACCTCGCCGAAGTGCTCGATGGCTTCTCGGGTCGTGCGCTGACGCATGCCGACGCAGCGCGTCTGGCAGCGCAATTGGCCGCCTATAAAGAAGGGCTGCCGGCGCGGGTGCGCAGCTTGCGGGCGAGCTTTCAGCAGAGCGAACCGAGCGACGCCGAGCAACTGGATTTCCACACCGCCTACGAGTTGCTCTACCGCTTCGTCGACGAAGTGCACAGTTATGCACAGACCCACGCCTCGCTGGCCGAGCACCGCCACGAACGCGAGCAATGGGATGAGCCCTACACCCCGAAAACCAACTGGCTGGCGTCGACCGCGGCGGGCATTCGGGCGTCGTTCATTCTGATTGTGCTGGGCAGTTACTGGGTCGCCACCGCGTGGCCGAGCGGCGCGACCATGACCTTGATCGCTGCTGCCACGGTCGGTCTCTCGGCGGCCACGCCAAACCCCAAGCGCATGGCGTTCCAGATGGCCTGCGGGACGTTGCTCGGTGCGCTGATCGGCTTCGTCGAGATGTTTTTCATCTTCCCGTGGATCGACGGTTTCCCACTGCTGTGCGTGATGCTGGCGCCGGTGATCGTGCTCGGTTCGTTTCTCACCTCACGGCCGCAGTACGCCGGTGTCGGCCTGGGGTTGCTGATCTTTTTCAGCACCGGTTCAGTGCCGGACAACCTGACGGTCTACAACCCCTACACCTTCATCAACGACTACATCGCGATGATCATGGGCATGCTGGTGTGCGCGGCAGCCGGGGCGATCATCCTGCCGCCCAATAGTCGCTGGTTGTGGCGGCGACTGGAGCAGGACTTGCGCGGGCAAGTGGTGTTCGCTATCAGCGGCAAGCTCAAGGGGTTGGCATCGGGTTTTGAAAGCAGCACCCGCGATCTGGTGCACCAGGCTTATGGCCTGGCCACCGGACAGCCTAAGGTGCAACGCGATCTGCTGCGCTGGATGTTCGTGGTGCTGGAAGTCGGCCACGCGATCATCGAGTTGCGCAAGGAACAGGCGATCTTGCCGGTGCACCCGGCCTATGCCGAAACCCAACTGTGGCGCCAGGCGATCCGGGTCATGGGCCGCTCGCTGGTGCGGCTATTTCTGCAACCGAGCCAGAGCAATCTGGAGCGCAGCCTGGTGGCGGTCGACCACGCCATCAGCCGCGTCCAGGCCACCGACGAACCCTTCGCCCCGCACTTCGACACCTCGGCCTTGCGCCGGGTGAAGAGCTACCTGCATTTCATCCGCACTTCGTTGCTCGACCCGCAATCACCGCTGGCAGCGCTCGCTGCCCCGCAAGGACCTGACCATGCCTCGTGA
- a CDS encoding D-glycerate dehydrogenase, whose product MKKTVLAFSRVSPEMVESLRHDFDVIVPNPKLGDINAQFNEALPHAHGLIGVGRKLGRAQLENASKLEVVSSVSVGYDNYDLAYFNERGIMLTNTPDVLTESTADLAFALLMSSARRVAELDAWTKAGQWQATVGAPLFGCDVHGKTLGIVGMGNIGAAIARRGRLGFNMPILYSGNSRKPQLEQELGAQFRSLDQLLAEADFVCLVVPLSDKTRHLISHRELALMKPSAILVNISRGPVVDEPALIEALQNNRIRGAGLDVYEKEPLAESPLFQLKNAVTLPHIGSATHETREAMAHRALANLRSALLGERPQDLVNPQVWKG is encoded by the coding sequence ATGAAAAAGACCGTACTTGCCTTCAGCCGTGTCTCGCCCGAAATGGTCGAATCCTTGCGACACGACTTCGATGTGATCGTGCCCAACCCCAAGCTGGGTGACATCAATGCCCAGTTCAATGAAGCCCTGCCCCACGCACACGGCTTGATCGGCGTCGGTCGCAAGCTTGGTCGGGCCCAATTGGAGAACGCCAGCAAACTCGAAGTGGTGTCCAGTGTCTCGGTCGGCTACGACAACTACGACCTGGCCTACTTCAACGAACGCGGGATCATGCTCACCAACACCCCGGACGTGCTGACCGAAAGCACCGCCGACCTGGCCTTTGCCTTGCTGATGAGTAGTGCCCGACGTGTCGCCGAGCTGGACGCCTGGACCAAGGCCGGGCAATGGCAGGCCACGGTCGGTGCGCCGCTGTTTGGTTGCGACGTGCATGGCAAGACCCTGGGCATCGTCGGCATGGGCAACATTGGCGCGGCCATTGCCCGACGCGGTCGCCTGGGCTTCAACATGCCGATTCTGTACAGCGGCAACAGCCGTAAGCCCCAGCTTGAACAGGAGCTCGGCGCGCAGTTTCGCAGCCTTGATCAGTTGCTGGCCGAAGCCGATTTCGTTTGCCTGGTAGTGCCGCTCAGCGACAAGACCCGGCACCTGATCAGCCATCGCGAACTGGCACTGATGAAGCCGAGCGCGATTCTGGTGAATATTTCCCGTGGCCCGGTGGTCGATGAACCGGCGCTGATCGAGGCCTTGCAGAACAACCGGATCCGCGGGGCGGGGCTGGATGTCTACGAGAAGGAACCGCTGGCCGAGTCGCCGCTGTTCCAGCTGAAGAACGCCGTGACCTTGCCGCACATCGGTTCGGCCACCCACGAAACCCGCGAAGCCATGGCCCACCGCGCCTTGGCCAACCTGCGCAGCGCGTTGTTGGGCGAGCGGCCGCAGGATCTGGTGAATCCGCAGGTGTGGAAGGGTTGA
- a CDS encoding SDR family oxidoreductase, producing MPVALITGCSSGIGRALADAFKNAGFEVLATARKAEDVAILAAAGFTAVQLDVNDGPALEQLSERINQQHGGLDVLINNAGYGAMGPLLDGGVAAMQRQFETNVFAVVGVTRALFPVLRRAKGLVVNIGSVSGVLVTPFAGAYCASKAAVHALSDALRMELAPFGIRVMEVQPGAIASSFARNAGVEAEQLISEQSPWWPLREGIRARAKASQNNPTPASTFANDLLKAVQHSKPPHLLRLGNGSRALPLMAALLPRGLLDIILKKKFALNNTL from the coding sequence ATGCCCGTCGCATTAATCACCGGTTGTTCCAGCGGCATTGGCCGCGCCCTGGCTGACGCCTTCAAAAACGCCGGGTTCGAGGTCTTGGCCACCGCGCGCAAGGCTGAAGATGTAGCGATACTCGCCGCAGCCGGGTTCACCGCCGTGCAACTGGACGTCAATGACGGGCCGGCACTCGAACAATTGAGTGAGCGGATCAACCAGCAACACGGCGGCCTTGACGTACTGATCAACAACGCCGGTTACGGCGCCATGGGGCCACTGCTCGACGGCGGTGTCGCGGCGATGCAACGGCAGTTCGAAACCAATGTGTTTGCCGTGGTCGGTGTCACCCGCGCGCTGTTTCCCGTGCTGCGTCGCGCCAAGGGATTAGTGGTGAATATCGGCAGCGTCTCCGGCGTTTTGGTCACACCATTCGCCGGTGCCTATTGCGCCTCGAAAGCCGCGGTGCATGCCTTGAGCGATGCGCTGCGCATGGAACTGGCGCCCTTCGGCATCCGGGTGATGGAAGTCCAGCCCGGCGCCATCGCCTCCAGTTTTGCCAGGAATGCAGGCGTTGAAGCCGAACAACTGATCAGCGAACAATCGCCCTGGTGGCCGCTGCGCGAGGGAATTCGCGCCCGGGCCAAGGCGTCTCAGAACAACCCGACCCCGGCGAGCACATTTGCCAACGATCTGCTCAAGGCTGTGCAGCATAGCAAACCGCCGCACTTGTTGCGTCTGGGTAATGGCAGTCGAGCGTTGCCGCTAATGGCCGCGTTACTGCCCAGAGGTCTGCTCGATATCATCCTGAAGAAGAAGTTTGCGCTCAATAACACGCTCTAA
- a CDS encoding DUF1656 domain-containing protein gives MPREIAFHGVYMPTMTLMFFIAAAMAWALDRFLSGFDLYRFFWHPALLRLSLFTCLFGALALTVYS, from the coding sequence ATGCCTCGTGAAATCGCCTTCCACGGCGTGTACATGCCGACCATGACCCTGATGTTTTTCATCGCTGCGGCAATGGCCTGGGCACTCGACCGGTTTTTGTCCGGGTTTGATCTGTACCGCTTCTTCTGGCACCCGGCGCTGCTGCGCCTGAGCCTCTTCACCTGTTTGTTCGGCGCTCTTGCGCTGACTGTTTACTCTTGA
- a CDS encoding DUF2165 family protein, which yields MINFTTACLIRRSKLLLVLMAGGFGLLIVFSNVTDYASNYEFVGHILSMDTTRPNETLRYRAITSPMLHHRIYWMIITLETTYTACCLLGAYQLYTKLNAPRKEFHEAKKYGIVGLMIGIFVYYFCIQVIANEWFDMDTSAEWNAMAWTRSIIGYMMTALIYLSLKTDN from the coding sequence ATGATAAATTTCACGACGGCCTGCTTAATCAGGCGCAGTAAGTTGCTCCTGGTTTTAATGGCAGGAGGATTTGGCCTGCTTATTGTATTCAGCAATGTGACTGACTACGCCTCAAACTACGAGTTTGTGGGACATATCCTCAGCATGGACACAACCCGTCCCAACGAAACCCTGCGCTATCGCGCCATCACTTCCCCCATGCTGCACCATAGAATCTACTGGATGATCATCACCCTGGAGACAACCTACACCGCCTGTTGTTTATTGGGGGCCTATCAGCTTTACACAAAACTCAATGCGCCGCGCAAAGAGTTCCACGAGGCAAAGAAATACGGAATTGTCGGTTTGATGATCGGCATTTTCGTGTATTACTTCTGTATACAGGTGATCGCCAATGAATGGTTCGACATGGACACTTCCGCAGAATGGAATGCCATGGCATGGACCCGAAGCATTATCGGTTACATGATGACCGCACTTATTTATCTGTCACTGAAAACCGACAATTAA
- a CDS encoding HlyD family secretion protein, protein MKKLFSLLATLLVLALALWIGRILWVHYMDTPWTRDGRVRADIINVAADVTGEVVDVPVRDNQLVKKGDLLMQIDPEHYQIAVKQAQSLVASRKATWEMRKVNAHRRADLDNLVISKENRDDASNIADSALADYQQAQAQLEAAELNLKRTKVLAAVDGYVTNLNVHRGDYARIGEAKMAVVDMNSFWVYGFFEETKLPHVKVGDQADMQLMSGEVLKGHVESISRGIYDRDNPESRELIADVNPTFNWVRLAQRVPVRIHIDEVPDGVLLAAGITCTVVVNQDGAE, encoded by the coding sequence ATGAAAAAACTCTTCAGCCTGCTCGCGACCTTGTTGGTACTGGCCCTCGCGCTGTGGATCGGCCGGATCCTCTGGGTGCATTACATGGACACTCCGTGGACCCGTGATGGCCGGGTGCGCGCCGACATCATCAATGTCGCCGCCGACGTCACCGGCGAAGTGGTCGACGTGCCGGTACGTGACAACCAGTTGGTGAAAAAGGGCGACCTGCTGATGCAGATCGATCCCGAGCACTACCAGATCGCGGTGAAACAGGCGCAATCGCTGGTCGCTTCGCGCAAAGCCACGTGGGAGATGCGCAAGGTCAACGCGCACCGTCGCGCCGACCTCGACAACCTGGTGATCTCCAAGGAAAACCGCGACGACGCCAGCAACATTGCCGACTCGGCGCTGGCCGATTACCAACAGGCCCAGGCACAGCTTGAGGCCGCAGAGTTGAACCTCAAGCGCACCAAAGTGCTGGCGGCGGTGGACGGTTATGTCACCAACCTCAACGTCCATCGCGGCGACTACGCGCGCATCGGCGAAGCGAAAATGGCCGTGGTCGACATGAACTCGTTCTGGGTCTACGGCTTCTTCGAAGAAACCAAACTGCCGCATGTGAAAGTCGGCGATCAGGCCGACATGCAATTGATGAGCGGCGAAGTGCTCAAGGGCCATGTCGAGAGCATTTCGCGCGGCATCTACGACCGCGATAACCCGGAAAGCCGCGAGCTGATCGCCGACGTGAATCCGACCTTTAACTGGGTGCGTTTGGCACAACGGGTGCCGGTGCGAATTCACATTGATGAAGTGCCGGACGGGGTGCTGTTGGCGGCGGGGATTACTTGTACGGTGGTGGTGAATCAGGACGGTGCGGAGTAA
- a CDS encoding efflux transporter outer membrane subunit produces MPRRISRELKTLSVWVLSLAISGCIGTGGIAPQGKAFDANTLATDEAIQSAAKDAHWPTAQWWQAYGDPQLNHWIDLAVQGSPSMAMAAARVRQAKSMAGVAESAESLQVNGQSTLKRHNWPTDQFYGPGELANTTTWDNNAALGFSYALDLWGRESNATERAVDMAHMSAAEARMAQLELQNNVVRAYIQLSLHYAQRDIVAATLKQQQQILELAQKRLDGGIGTHFEVSQAQTPLPETHRQLDALDEEIALSRNQLAALAGKGPGEGAQLQRPTLSLGTALKLPSALPAQLLGQRPDVVASRWQVAAQARGIEVAHAGFYPNVDLVGSLGYMATGGGALEFLTGKKLNYNVGPAISLPIFDGGRLRSELGEASAGYDIAVAKYNQTLVDALKSISDQLIRRESMDKQQAFAEESVAAAQKTYDIAMIAYQRGLTDYLNVLNAQSLLFKQQQVQQQVQAARLSAHAELVTALGGGLGAGNDVPPDSKVQAPKTPAILSALDH; encoded by the coding sequence GTGCCGCGTCGCATCAGCAGAGAGCTGAAGACTCTCAGTGTTTGGGTTTTATCGTTAGCAATCAGCGGCTGCATCGGAACCGGAGGTATTGCGCCACAGGGCAAGGCATTCGACGCCAATACATTGGCCACCGACGAGGCCATTCAAAGCGCCGCCAAGGATGCTCACTGGCCCACCGCGCAGTGGTGGCAGGCCTATGGCGACCCGCAACTCAATCACTGGATCGACCTCGCCGTGCAAGGCAGTCCGAGCATGGCCATGGCCGCTGCTCGTGTGCGTCAGGCCAAGTCCATGGCCGGTGTTGCCGAATCGGCCGAGTCGTTGCAGGTCAATGGCCAATCCACCCTCAAGCGCCATAACTGGCCCACCGATCAGTTTTACGGTCCGGGCGAGCTGGCCAACACCACCACTTGGGACAACAACGCCGCTCTCGGTTTCAGCTACGCCCTCGACCTTTGGGGCCGCGAAAGCAATGCCACCGAACGCGCCGTCGACATGGCCCACATGAGCGCCGCCGAAGCGCGCATGGCTCAGCTCGAATTGCAGAACAACGTGGTCCGCGCCTACATCCAGCTGTCGCTGCATTACGCGCAGCGGGACATCGTGGCCGCGACCCTCAAGCAGCAACAGCAGATTCTCGAGCTTGCACAAAAGCGCCTGGATGGCGGCATCGGTACCCATTTCGAAGTCAGCCAGGCACAAACCCCGTTGCCGGAAACCCATCGACAACTGGATGCACTGGACGAAGAAATCGCCCTGAGCCGCAATCAACTTGCGGCATTGGCAGGCAAAGGTCCAGGGGAGGGCGCACAGTTGCAGCGTCCGACGCTGTCCCTTGGTACCGCACTGAAACTACCCTCGGCATTGCCTGCGCAATTGCTCGGCCAACGCCCGGACGTGGTCGCCAGTCGCTGGCAAGTCGCGGCCCAGGCGCGCGGGATCGAGGTGGCGCACGCTGGCTTCTACCCCAACGTCGATCTGGTCGGCAGCCTTGGTTACATGGCCACCGGTGGCGGGGCGCTGGAGTTCCTGACCGGCAAGAAGCTCAACTACAACGTCGGGCCGGCGATCTCCCTGCCGATCTTCGACGGTGGGCGCTTGCGCTCGGAGTTGGGCGAAGCCTCGGCCGGCTATGACATCGCCGTGGCGAAGTACAACCAGACCCTGGTCGATGCGCTCAAAAGCATCTCCGATCAGTTGATCCGCCGCGAGTCCATGGACAAACAGCAAGCCTTCGCCGAGGAGTCGGTGGCGGCGGCGCAGAAAACCTACGACATCGCGATGATCGCCTATCAGCGCGGGCTCACTGATTACCTCAACGTGCTGAATGCCCAAAGCCTGCTGTTCAAGCAGCAGCAAGTGCAACAACAGGTTCAGGCCGCGCGTTTGAGCGCCCATGCCGAACTGGTCACTGCCCTTGGTGGCGGGCTCGGCGCCGGTAACGACGTGCCGCCCGACAGCAAAGTCCAGGCGCCGAAAACCCCAGCCATTCTCTCTGCCCTCGACCACTGA
- a CDS encoding LysR family transcriptional regulator — MDTLQNMRAFSCVAEAGSFTAAAVQLDTTTANVSRAVSNLEAHLQTRLLNRTTRRIALTEAGKRYLLRCGQILAYVEEAEAEASDAHARPAGQLKVHTMTGIGQHFVIDAIARYRKSHPDVTFDLTMANRVPDLLDEGYDVSIVLASELPDSGFVSQRLGITYSIVCASPAYVKANGCAQKPSDLLNHACLRLVSPVIPLEKWLFDGPEGQEMVTINSSPFLVNSADAMKTAIISGMGVGVLPVYAAIEGLRNGSLVRVMPNYRSQELNLYAIYPSRQYLDAKIKTWVEYLRGSLPEILAAHQAELAAYELSGSLGGARLAN; from the coding sequence ATGGACACTTTGCAAAACATGCGCGCCTTCAGCTGTGTCGCCGAAGCCGGCAGCTTCACTGCCGCTGCCGTGCAGCTCGATACCACGACAGCCAACGTCTCGCGCGCGGTTTCCAACCTGGAAGCCCACCTGCAAACCCGTTTACTCAACCGCACCACCCGCCGCATCGCCCTGACCGAGGCCGGTAAACGTTATTTGCTGCGCTGCGGGCAGATCCTCGCCTATGTCGAGGAAGCCGAAGCCGAGGCCAGCGACGCCCATGCACGCCCGGCCGGACAGCTCAAGGTGCATACCATGACCGGGATCGGTCAGCACTTCGTGATCGATGCGATCGCCCGCTATCGCAAGTCCCACCCGGACGTGACCTTCGACCTGACCATGGCCAACCGCGTACCGGATTTGCTGGACGAGGGCTACGACGTATCGATCGTGCTGGCCAGCGAACTGCCGGACTCGGGTTTCGTTTCGCAACGGCTGGGCATCACCTACAGCATCGTTTGCGCGTCGCCTGCTTATGTAAAAGCCAACGGCTGCGCGCAGAAGCCCAGCGACCTGTTGAATCACGCCTGCCTGCGCCTGGTCAGCCCGGTGATTCCGCTGGAGAAGTGGCTGTTCGACGGCCCGGAAGGCCAGGAAATGGTCACCATCAACAGCTCACCATTTCTGGTGAACTCCGCCGACGCGATGAAAACCGCGATCATCAGCGGCATGGGCGTCGGTGTGTTGCCGGTCTATGCCGCCATCGAAGGTCTGCGCAATGGCAGCCTGGTGCGGGTCATGCCCAACTACCGCTCGCAGGAGCTGAACCTGTACGCCATCTACCCGTCGCGCCAGTACCTGGATGCGAAGATCAAGACCTGGGTCGAGTACCTGCGCGGCTCGCTGCCGGAGATCCTCGCGGCGCATCAGGCGGAATTGGCGGCGTATGAGCTGAGCGGGAGTCTGGGTGGAGCTCGGTTGGCCAATTGA
- a CDS encoding DMT family transporter, which yields MNLSLYLLTVLIWGTTWIALKLQLGVVAIPVSIVYRFGLASLVLFVMLLLSRRLQVMNRRGHLICLAQGLCLFCINFMCFLTASQWIPSGLVAVVFSTATLWNALNARVFFGQKVARNVLMGGALGLIGLGLLFWPELVGHTASPQTLLGLALALLGTLCFSAGNMLSSLQQKAGLKPLTTNAWGMAYGAAMLSMYCLVKGIPFDIEWNTRYIGSLLYLVIPGSVIGFTAYLTLVGRMGPERAAYCTVLFPVVALNVSAFAEGYQWTTPALAGLVLVMLGNVLVFRKPKARVTVGSGKLA from the coding sequence ATGAACCTCTCGCTATACCTGCTAACGGTGCTGATCTGGGGCACCACCTGGATCGCCTTGAAACTGCAACTGGGGGTGGTGGCGATTCCGGTGTCGATCGTTTATCGCTTCGGCCTGGCATCGCTGGTGCTGTTCGTGATGTTACTGCTCAGCCGACGCCTGCAAGTGATGAACCGGCGCGGTCATCTGATCTGCCTGGCCCAGGGGTTGTGCTTGTTCTGCATCAATTTCATGTGCTTCCTCACCGCCAGCCAGTGGATTCCCAGCGGTCTGGTCGCCGTGGTGTTCTCCACTGCCACGCTGTGGAATGCGCTGAATGCGCGGGTGTTCTTCGGCCAGAAAGTGGCCCGCAATGTGTTGATGGGCGGCGCGCTGGGGTTGATCGGGCTGGGCTTGTTGTTCTGGCCGGAACTGGTCGGCCATACCGCCAGCCCGCAAACCTTGCTTGGCCTGGCTCTGGCGCTGCTGGGCACGCTGTGCTTCTCGGCCGGCAACATGCTCTCGAGCCTGCAACAGAAAGCCGGCCTCAAGCCACTGACCACCAACGCCTGGGGCATGGCCTATGGCGCCGCGATGCTGTCGATGTACTGCCTGGTCAAAGGTATTCCCTTCGACATTGAATGGAATACTCGTTACATCGGCTCGTTGTTGTACCTGGTGATTCCGGGCTCGGTGATTGGTTTCACCGCGTACCTGACCCTGGTCGGACGCATGGGCCCTGAACGTGCGGCGTATTGCACGGTGCTGTTCCCGGTAGTGGCTTTGAACGTGTCGGCCTTCGCCGAAGGCTATCAATGGACCACGCCGGCTTTGGCCGGGTTGGTACTGGTCATGTTGGGTAACGTGTTGGTGTTTCGCAAACCCAAGGCGCGAGTGACGGTGGGCAGTGGCAAGTTGGCGTGA